The following coding sequences are from one Shewanella eurypsychrophilus window:
- a CDS encoding YgjV family protein, whose product MDSATMWEWVGYLASVVVAISLMMSNIKKLRWWNLIGAGLFVAYGLAIDALPVALVNFFIVLIDAYYIVKIYKAEKAINEQP is encoded by the coding sequence ATGGATAGTGCAACAATGTGGGAGTGGGTAGGCTACTTAGCCTCGGTGGTTGTGGCCATCTCACTAATGATGTCGAACATAAAAAAATTACGTTGGTGGAACCTGATTGGTGCAGGGCTTTTCGTCGCTTATGGCTTAGCTATCGATGCACTGCCTGTGGCTTTGGTTAATTTCTTTATTGTTCTCATCGATGCCTATTATATAGTCAAAATTTATAAAGCCGAAAAGGCGATTAACGAACAGCCTTGA
- the katB gene encoding catalase KatB has translation MTKQANYLTSQNGAPVADDQNSMTAGERGPVLLQDFHLLEKLAHFNRERIPERVVHAKGTGVYGTFTLTKDMSEYTIADHFNEVGKQTETFIRFSTVGGEMGSADAERDPRGFGLRFYTARGNHDIVGNNTPTFFLRDGIKFPDFIHTQKRNPQTNLKDPQAMWDFWALNPEAMHQVTVLMSDRGIPANYRQMNGYGSHTYSLWNDKGERFWVKFHFKTKQGIANLTPEQADILKGIDPDSSQRDMVAAIADGNFPRWAVKVQIMPEADANTYHINPFDLTKVWPHADYPLIEIGELELNRMPENYFAEVEQVALAPSNLVPGVGASPDKMLQARLFAYADAQRYRIGTNYNQLPVNCPHATKANHHQRAGAMAGTQCPYNGSQTGGDASPNYGPNSTESALVEPSTFAEPPLRLDGEADRYSRYNQDDFAQAGNLYRILPEDEKARLITTICGSLSETTMDVQQTMVEHFTKADADYGQRIKQTLGL, from the coding sequence ATGACTAAACAAGCTAATTACTTAACCAGCCAAAATGGCGCCCCGGTTGCTGACGATCAAAATTCGATGACGGCAGGTGAGCGTGGTCCAGTACTCTTGCAAGACTTTCACTTATTAGAAAAACTGGCTCATTTTAATCGTGAGCGTATTCCTGAGCGTGTAGTGCATGCCAAAGGTACAGGTGTATACGGTACTTTTACCCTAACCAAAGATATGAGTGAGTACACGATTGCCGATCACTTCAATGAAGTGGGTAAGCAGACTGAAACATTTATTCGTTTTTCAACCGTAGGTGGTGAGATGGGTTCGGCTGATGCTGAACGCGATCCACGTGGATTTGGTTTACGTTTCTATACTGCTCGTGGTAATCACGACATAGTAGGTAATAACACACCGACTTTCTTCTTGCGTGATGGTATTAAATTCCCAGACTTTATTCATACACAGAAGCGTAATCCACAGACTAATTTGAAAGACCCTCAAGCTATGTGGGATTTCTGGGCATTGAACCCAGAAGCTATGCATCAGGTGACCGTATTGATGTCTGATCGTGGCATTCCGGCTAACTATCGTCAGATGAATGGTTATGGTTCACATACCTATTCACTATGGAATGATAAGGGCGAACGTTTCTGGGTTAAGTTTCACTTTAAGACTAAGCAAGGCATAGCGAACTTGACACCTGAGCAGGCCGATATTTTAAAAGGGATCGATCCAGATTCTTCTCAGCGTGATATGGTCGCAGCGATTGCCGATGGTAACTTCCCTCGCTGGGCGGTTAAGGTACAAATTATGCCGGAAGCCGATGCGAACACCTACCATATCAATCCATTCGATTTGACTAAGGTATGGCCACACGCAGATTACCCGCTGATTGAGATTGGTGAGCTTGAGCTTAATCGCATGCCTGAAAACTATTTTGCTGAAGTTGAGCAAGTCGCATTGGCACCGAGTAACTTAGTGCCAGGTGTTGGCGCATCACCGGATAAGATGTTGCAGGCTCGCTTGTTTGCTTATGCCGATGCTCAAAGATACAGAATTGGTACTAACTATAATCAACTACCGGTTAATTGCCCACACGCCACTAAGGCTAACCATCATCAGCGAGCCGGTGCCATGGCGGGGACTCAATGTCCATACAATGGTAGCCAGACAGGTGGAGATGCAAGTCCAAACTACGGGCCTAACAGCACTGAGTCTGCATTAGTTGAGCCGAGTACATTTGCCGAGCCACCTCTGCGTTTAGATGGTGAAGCCGATAGATATAGCCGTTATAACCAGGATGACTTCGCTCAGGCGGGTAACCTTTATCGGATTCTTCCTGAAGATGAGAAAGCTAGGCTGATTACTACTATCTGTGGCAGCTTGAGTGAAACCACAATGGATGTACAGCAGACCATGGTTGAGCACTTTACTAAGGCGGATGCAGATTACGGCCAACGTATAAAGCAGACATTAGGGTTGTAA
- a CDS encoding TMEM165/GDT1 family protein — protein sequence MDALEPLLASTFTVAIAEIGDKTQLLALILAARFSHIKGSKTAIVLGIFLSTLINHFAAAWLGNWAIGLISPELARYLVAASFFAIALWVLIPDKVDCEESRFYKMGPFIATFILFFIAEMGDKTQIATVVLAAKYDALAMVVIGTTLGMMLANVPVVIAGHFSAEKLPLTLIHRGCAVLFALLGVATLVF from the coding sequence TTGGACGCACTAGAACCACTACTAGCCTCAACCTTCACGGTTGCTATCGCCGAAATCGGTGACAAAACTCAACTGCTCGCACTCATACTTGCCGCCAGATTTAGCCATATAAAAGGCAGTAAAACGGCCATTGTTCTCGGTATTTTTCTGTCGACTCTGATCAACCACTTTGCCGCCGCCTGGCTAGGTAATTGGGCCATTGGCTTGATCAGCCCAGAATTGGCTCGCTACTTAGTCGCAGCGTCATTTTTTGCTATTGCGCTGTGGGTGCTCATCCCCGACAAGGTCGATTGTGAAGAGAGCCGCTTTTACAAGATGGGGCCTTTCATTGCTACCTTCATTCTGTTTTTTATTGCCGAGATGGGCGATAAAACGCAAATTGCCACTGTGGTATTAGCAGCAAAGTATGACGCGCTGGCTATGGTTGTTATAGGAACGACACTTGGAATGATGCTAGCCAATGTACCTGTGGTTATCGCCGGACACTTCAGCGCTGAGAAACTACCACTCACCTTGATTCATCGGGGCTGCGCGGTACTGTTTGCCCTACTCGGTGTCGCGACATTGGTGTTTTAG
- a CDS encoding amino acid permease, with product MNLKMLGSIAIVAGTAIGGGMLALPLATASLGTLPAFLLLVVIWGISIYTSLLMLEINLRTGVGDNVHAITGKLLGKVGQLIQGASFMSLLFALTMVYLMGGSSLLESRFEPLGITMNNQVAVLLFTVLFGGLIAVGVKWIDKISRVLFTSMVALLVIVVAFLLPEVNIGSMLATTGGDIVKGSELNGLWMAAIPIVFTSFGFHVCIATIVRYLDGDAVSLRKILIIGSTIPLICYILWLMVTLGTLGGAAVHGLEGSLPLLVTALQGLAHSEILKQCIDLFANLALITSFLGVTMSLFDYVAELTRAKDDVAGRAKTWLITFIPPLLCALFYPDGFFQVLGFAAIPLVVMIIFLPIAMALKQRPQNLGGYQVSGGNAALGIAGVFGAVIIAAQLFVAL from the coding sequence GTGAATTTAAAAATGCTCGGCTCTATCGCTATCGTTGCGGGTACTGCAATTGGTGGTGGTATGTTAGCCCTACCTTTGGCTACCGCTTCATTAGGTACATTACCTGCTTTTCTCCTGCTAGTTGTGATCTGGGGGATCTCAATTTATACATCCTTGCTGATGCTAGAGATCAACCTACGCACTGGTGTCGGTGATAACGTACATGCCATTACCGGCAAGCTTCTCGGGAAAGTGGGTCAGTTGATCCAAGGGGCTTCCTTTATGAGCCTGTTGTTTGCGTTAACTATGGTCTATCTGATGGGAGGATCATCACTGCTGGAATCGCGTTTCGAGCCGCTTGGTATTACCATGAATAACCAAGTAGCAGTGCTGCTATTTACTGTCTTATTTGGTGGTTTGATTGCCGTCGGTGTTAAGTGGATCGATAAGATCTCCCGAGTGCTTTTCACCTCTATGGTGGCGTTATTAGTCATTGTTGTCGCTTTCTTGCTACCTGAAGTTAATATAGGTTCAATGCTGGCAACGACGGGGGGAGATATCGTTAAAGGCAGTGAGCTTAACGGCTTGTGGATGGCGGCGATTCCGATCGTGTTTACCTCATTTGGCTTCCATGTCTGTATCGCCACGATAGTGCGCTACTTAGATGGTGATGCTGTTTCACTGCGTAAGATATTAATTATCGGCTCAACGATTCCTCTTATTTGCTACATCCTATGGTTGATGGTGACTTTAGGGACATTGGGTGGCGCTGCGGTCCATGGTCTTGAAGGCTCATTGCCATTGTTGGTGACTGCTCTGCAAGGCTTAGCTCACTCGGAAATATTGAAGCAGTGTATCGATCTGTTTGCTAACCTGGCATTAATCACCTCATTCCTTGGGGTGACCATGAGTTTGTTTGATTATGTCGCTGAATTGACGCGTGCTAAAGATGATGTTGCAGGTCGTGCTAAAACCTGGTTAATTACCTTTATACCGCCTCTTTTATGTGCACTATTCTACCCAGATGGTTTCTTCCAGGTACTTGGTTTTGCCGCCATTCCTCTGGTTGTGATGATTATTTTCTTGCCGATTGCTATGGCACTTAAGCAACGCCCGCAAAATCTAGGAGGCTATCAGGTTTCTGGTGGTAATGCCGCTCTTGGTATTGCAGGTGTATTTGGCGCAGTGATTATTGCGGCCCAACTGTTTGTTGCGCTGTAA
- a CDS encoding S46 family peptidase has product MKKWLLTVAVAASFGAHADEGMWQPYQLPAMADELKAKGLEIDAKSISKLTEFPMNAVISLGGCTASFVSPKGLAVTNHHCAYGSIQYNSTPEKNLLKDGFLAKSYGEELQATPGSRIYVTEAVTDVTDKVKQGLESKLGNAFYQGIEQREKSLVAECEAEDGYRCQVYSFHGGLEYYLVKQLEIRDVRLVYNPAASVGKYGGDIDNWMWPRHTGDFSFYRGYVSKDGKPADFSKDNVPYEPKSFLKVSAKGVSDGDFVMVAGYPGRTNRYRTANEVENQFEWAYPEGKMLRERFIEIIKETAAEGSDERIKYESLIAGLANYAKNFTSMIEFYGKSTMLDDRQGRESELASWINKDSKRKAKYGKTLAELDKLIAEGQEHQARDIILGYIRYTTMLPTARKLYRLANEKQLDDMAREPGYQERDMIRFKSGMERIDRRYAASVDKAMLFDMLKRYAVLPASERIAALDKVFGIGKKLDEKKLSKTLDKMYAKTKLGDMDTRLAWLDKSVGDFKSSNDPFIKFAVAMYDTDMKAEKKDKELAGKLMKVRPQYMDAIIAYNTEKGNPVYADANSSLRVTVGHVKGYSPQDGLKAVPFTRLEGILAKDTGADPFDAPSKQLELIKAKQYGDFYMKSIDSVPVNFLSTLDTTGGNSGSPTLNGRAELVGLLFDGVYESIIGDWGYDPESNRSIQVDSRYMLWVMKYLDNADNLLAEMEIVH; this is encoded by the coding sequence ATGAAGAAATGGCTTCTCACTGTCGCTGTCGCTGCCTCTTTTGGCGCACACGCTGACGAAGGTATGTGGCAACCATACCAACTGCCCGCTATGGCCGATGAACTTAAGGCTAAAGGGTTGGAGATTGATGCAAAATCTATCTCTAAATTAACCGAATTTCCAATGAATGCCGTTATCAGCCTAGGTGGCTGTACTGCATCATTCGTCTCTCCTAAAGGCTTGGCCGTGACTAACCATCACTGTGCTTATGGCTCGATTCAATACAACTCAACACCAGAGAAAAATCTGCTTAAAGATGGCTTTCTGGCTAAGAGTTATGGCGAAGAGCTACAGGCGACCCCAGGCTCACGCATCTATGTAACCGAAGCGGTGACCGATGTGACAGACAAGGTCAAACAGGGCTTAGAGAGCAAGCTTGGTAACGCTTTTTACCAAGGCATAGAGCAGAGAGAGAAGTCATTAGTGGCTGAGTGTGAAGCCGAAGATGGCTATCGCTGTCAGGTTTACAGCTTTCATGGCGGACTAGAATATTATCTGGTTAAGCAGCTAGAGATCCGCGATGTGCGTCTGGTGTATAACCCAGCGGCCAGTGTAGGCAAGTACGGCGGTGATATAGATAACTGGATGTGGCCACGTCACACCGGTGATTTCTCATTCTACCGTGGTTACGTCTCTAAAGACGGCAAGCCTGCAGACTTTAGCAAAGACAACGTACCTTACGAGCCAAAGAGCTTCCTGAAGGTTTCGGCAAAAGGCGTGAGTGACGGCGATTTTGTTATGGTGGCAGGCTATCCAGGCCGTACTAATCGTTACCGCACCGCTAACGAAGTAGAGAACCAGTTCGAGTGGGCTTATCCAGAAGGTAAGATGCTACGCGAACGCTTTATTGAGATCATTAAAGAGACAGCTGCCGAAGGCAGTGATGAGCGCATCAAGTATGAAAGTTTGATCGCCGGGCTGGCAAACTATGCCAAGAACTTCACTTCTATGATCGAGTTTTATGGTAAGTCGACCATGCTTGATGACCGTCAAGGTCGTGAGTCTGAGCTGGCTAGCTGGATCAATAAAGATAGCAAGCGCAAAGCAAAATACGGTAAAACCTTAGCTGAGCTAGATAAGCTGATCGCTGAAGGTCAGGAGCATCAGGCTCGCGATATCATCTTAGGTTATATCCGTTATACCACTATGCTGCCAACGGCACGTAAGTTGTATCGCTTAGCCAATGAGAAGCAGCTAGACGACATGGCGCGTGAGCCAGGTTATCAAGAGCGTGACATGATCCGTTTCAAATCAGGCATGGAGCGTATCGATCGCCGTTATGCGGCAAGTGTCGATAAGGCTATGCTGTTTGATATGCTTAAGCGCTACGCCGTGTTACCTGCCAGTGAGCGCATCGCTGCGTTGGACAAGGTATTCGGCATAGGTAAGAAGCTAGATGAGAAGAAGCTAAGCAAGACGCTTGATAAGATGTATGCCAAAACTAAACTGGGTGATATGGATACTCGCCTAGCTTGGCTGGATAAGTCAGTGGGTGACTTTAAGTCGTCTAATGACCCTTTCATCAAGTTCGCTGTTGCCATGTATGACACAGACATGAAAGCTGAGAAGAAAGACAAAGAGCTTGCTGGTAAGTTAATGAAGGTACGTCCTCAGTATATGGATGCCATCATTGCTTATAACACTGAAAAGGGTAACCCAGTCTACGCCGATGCAAACTCAAGCTTGCGTGTGACTGTTGGCCATGTGAAAGGCTACTCACCACAAGATGGATTAAAGGCTGTGCCTTTCACTCGTCTTGAAGGCATCTTAGCTAAAGACACGGGCGCCGATCCTTTCGATGCACCGTCTAAGCAGCTAGAGCTTATCAAAGCTAAGCAGTATGGTGATTTCTACATGAAGTCTATCGATTCAGTACCGGTTAACTTCCTGTCGACACTCGATACCACTGGCGGTAACTCAGGTTCACCGACCTTAAACGGCCGCGCCGAGCTTGTAGGTCTACTGTTTGACGGTGTTTACGAGAGTATTATTGGTGATTGGGGTTACGATCCTGAGTCTAACCGTTCTATTCAGGTAGATAGCCGTTACATGCTTTGGGTAATGAAGTATCTGGATAATGCAGATAACTTGTTAGCCGAGATGGAAATTGTTCATTAG
- a CDS encoding pseudouridine synthase, which yields MTQNTTPIRLAKYLAMTGLCSRRAVTRYIRDGHITIDGRLANHIDTVTLVECEMGISSQETLKFDGVLIQGVESKQYWMLNKSVGTDCRLLTDDPSSLLHLLPASPRLYPVGRLDKDSRGQLILTNDGELTQKLMHPDFGHSKTYYVQVDRDFDDTFLIKMAQGVSYRDVTTLPCKMTRLASDKFEIVLTQGLNRQIRRMSQTLGYKVVDLKRVSIQTLALGELSEGEMRQLSGSELSLLIDSCRPSNEG from the coding sequence ATGACACAAAACACCACTCCCATTCGTTTGGCCAAATATCTCGCCATGACTGGACTCTGTTCCCGTCGGGCCGTGACTCGCTATATTCGAGACGGTCATATCACCATAGATGGCCGCCTCGCCAACCATATCGATACAGTTACACTCGTCGAGTGTGAAATGGGCATTAGTAGCCAAGAAACACTCAAATTCGATGGTGTACTTATTCAGGGAGTCGAGTCTAAGCAGTACTGGATGCTCAACAAGTCTGTCGGTACAGACTGCCGGCTATTAACCGATGACCCCAGCTCTTTACTACATCTCCTGCCAGCTAGCCCCAGACTCTATCCTGTGGGCCGTTTAGATAAAGACTCCCGTGGACAGTTGATACTCACTAACGATGGTGAGTTGACTCAGAAACTCATGCACCCAGATTTTGGCCATAGCAAGACCTACTATGTACAAGTTGATCGCGACTTCGATGACACTTTCTTAATCAAAATGGCCCAAGGGGTTAGCTACCGAGATGTCACCACCCTGCCCTGCAAGATGACACGACTTGCTAGCGACAAGTTTGAGATCGTACTCACCCAAGGGCTGAACCGACAGATCCGCCGTATGAGCCAAACTTTAGGCTATAAGGTTGTCGACCTTAAACGAGTGAGTATTCAAACCTTGGCGCTTGGTGAGCTTAGTGAAGGTGAGATGAGGCAACTCTCTGGTTCAGAGCTATCTCTTCTCATAGATAGTTGCCGACCTTCGAATGAAGGTTAA
- a CDS encoding DUF998 domain-containing protein: MRTELNTHSTQYDLHRLVILMILVGASVTSIGISISVWAEYQNIGFQVFFRRSDFLGDYIHSPLAYVFNMSLIIAGSCILLAMYGLYLLKLGDFSHFLSITGSWVGLSIILIGVFPINFLDEHRLVSTSFLLATFVLHLFTISTRFTHKEICSKPLFILAIFGFISATGLIYQLDWSTLDFTPCLHQNGEVCWVAINMWLQTNITMLWCVMLALNIRKIAKQQFDHGSESQPSNW; the protein is encoded by the coding sequence ATGCGAACTGAACTCAATACCCATTCGACTCAATATGACCTGCATAGGTTAGTGATATTGATGATCTTAGTCGGGGCCTCTGTGACGTCTATCGGCATATCTATCTCTGTCTGGGCCGAATATCAAAATATTGGCTTTCAGGTGTTCTTTAGACGCTCTGACTTTCTTGGCGATTACATTCACTCCCCTCTCGCCTATGTGTTTAATATGTCTTTGATTATCGCAGGGTCCTGTATTTTGCTCGCCATGTATGGCCTGTACCTGCTTAAGTTAGGTGATTTTAGCCACTTCCTGTCAATTACCGGATCTTGGGTCGGGCTATCCATCATCTTAATCGGCGTGTTTCCGATTAATTTTTTAGACGAACATAGACTTGTTTCTACCAGCTTCTTATTGGCGACCTTCGTCTTACACCTATTTACAATCTCCACTCGTTTTACTCATAAAGAGATCTGTTCAAAGCCGCTGTTTATCTTAGCCATCTTTGGTTTTATCAGTGCCACTGGGCTTATCTATCAGCTCGACTGGAGCACCTTAGACTTCACTCCTTGTTTACATCAAAATGGTGAAGTGTGCTGGGTTGCAATCAATATGTGGTTGCAGACCAATATCACTATGCTCTGGTGTGTCATGTTAGCCTTGAATATTAGAAAAATTGCCAAACAACAATTTGACCATGGCTCAGAAAGCCAGCCATCTAACTGGTAA
- a CDS encoding Na+/H+ antiporter NhaC family protein, whose protein sequence is MTTSTDAPKSTQTNGVPIASFIALLPLFLFLALFIGAGVYFQSQGVDFAFYQLPSVVAILPAIIFALIISKQRLNQSIETFIAGIGHANIIAMCLIYLLAGAFAAVAKATGGVDATVALGLSLVPSNLLLPGFFVIAAFIATAMGTSMGTIAAVAPIALGVANEAQIELALMAGAVISGALFGDNLSIISDTTIAATRTQGCEMKDKFKENLIFAIPASIITLIAFTFAGQGQADVAAQEIDFVKVIPYLTILVLAVSGLNVFVVLTIGILLAGITGILTMDYGVIQFGQDIYTGFGNMQEIFILSMLVGGLAALMQQQGGLAFVSKQIEKLIAKFSKAKGGASTRASELGMAGIVAATNTCVANNTVSIVVTGEIAKELAQKHDVTPKRAASIMDIFSCIIQGLIPYGAQALLVASTFSISPLEAVTHAWYCMILAVVAVTIVVFRKRAS, encoded by the coding sequence TTGACAACTTCGACTGATGCTCCTAAAAGCACGCAAACCAATGGCGTACCTATAGCCTCATTTATAGCGCTATTGCCACTATTTTTATTCCTCGCATTATTTATCGGTGCCGGAGTGTACTTTCAGAGCCAAGGCGTAGACTTTGCGTTCTATCAATTACCAAGTGTTGTCGCTATTCTGCCAGCGATTATCTTTGCCTTAATCATCTCTAAGCAAAGGCTCAACCAAAGCATAGAGACATTTATCGCAGGTATTGGTCATGCCAATATTATCGCCATGTGCCTTATCTATCTATTAGCGGGAGCATTTGCAGCCGTGGCTAAAGCCACCGGTGGTGTGGATGCCACTGTCGCTCTTGGTTTATCACTTGTACCATCAAACCTACTTTTACCTGGTTTCTTTGTCATTGCAGCCTTTATCGCGACGGCTATGGGTACCTCGATGGGCACAATTGCTGCCGTAGCCCCTATCGCACTAGGCGTGGCTAACGAAGCGCAAATCGAACTAGCCCTAATGGCAGGCGCCGTGATCTCAGGTGCACTTTTTGGTGATAACCTCTCCATCATCTCTGACACCACCATAGCCGCGACACGTACCCAAGGCTGTGAGATGAAAGATAAGTTCAAAGAGAACCTTATCTTCGCTATCCCAGCGTCAATCATTACCCTGATTGCCTTCACCTTTGCGGGTCAAGGTCAGGCCGATGTTGCCGCGCAGGAGATAGACTTTGTTAAAGTCATTCCTTACCTAACCATTTTAGTCCTAGCCGTATCGGGCCTTAACGTTTTTGTGGTACTCACTATCGGTATCCTACTCGCCGGTATCACAGGCATTCTGACTATGGATTATGGCGTTATCCAGTTCGGTCAGGATATCTATACCGGTTTCGGCAACATGCAGGAAATTTTCATTCTTTCTATGTTAGTGGGTGGCTTAGCTGCACTGATGCAACAGCAAGGTGGCTTAGCCTTCGTGAGCAAGCAGATTGAAAAGTTAATCGCTAAATTTTCAAAGGCTAAAGGCGGCGCATCGACGCGTGCATCTGAGTTAGGCATGGCAGGTATTGTGGCTGCAACTAATACCTGTGTGGCAAACAACACAGTATCGATTGTTGTTACTGGTGAGATTGCTAAAGAGCTAGCACAAAAGCATGACGTAACCCCAAAGCGTGCTGCCAGTATCATGGATATCTTCTCCTGTATCATTCAGGGACTTATCCCTTATGGTGCTCAAGCCTTACTTGTTGCATCAACCTTTAGCATCTCGCCATTAGAGGCTGTTACACATGCCTGGTACTGTATGATCTTGGCTGTCGTTGCTGTCACTATCGTGGTATTCCGTAAGCGAGCCAGCTAA
- a CDS encoding DUF3087 domain-containing protein, protein MKIKEIDKVVYRKHLNLVTVALVASLIVMSLAFGTGLIALFGEPNGVSAESTGNFQWNLLGVILAAIISVATLIKFKHHPYLVEVYYVWQLKALHNRIYRRLKKIKAAASNHDIDALMILSFYYRSQKQVYQLDNNTLTLSKLQNDIDELNSTISQLNLSISIEEFSAELLNKF, encoded by the coding sequence ATGAAAATAAAAGAGATAGATAAAGTCGTATATCGTAAGCACCTCAATCTTGTCACTGTTGCTTTAGTGGCGAGCCTAATCGTAATGTCATTGGCCTTTGGCACTGGGCTTATTGCACTTTTTGGTGAGCCAAATGGTGTGAGCGCCGAGTCAACAGGCAATTTTCAATGGAATTTACTCGGTGTGATACTGGCTGCCATTATCTCAGTGGCCACCTTAATTAAATTTAAACATCATCCTTATCTGGTCGAGGTCTACTATGTGTGGCAGTTAAAGGCCTTACATAATCGAATCTATCGTCGGCTTAAGAAGATAAAAGCTGCTGCATCTAATCATGATATCGATGCCTTAATGATACTGAGTTTTTACTATCGGAGTCAGAAGCAGGTCTACCAGCTAGATAACAACACACTGACTTTGAGTAAGCTGCAAAATGACATTGATGAACTCAACTCAACTATTAGCCAGCTCAACCTTTCAATTTCCATTGAGGAGTTTAGCGCCGAGTTGTTGAACAAATTCTAG
- a CDS encoding substrate-binding periplasmic protein, protein MKKTIMGIIMVTILLLGNLFALKVGANHALKIAIVEYPPYEFTRHDGQGGVQFDGISVKLVEEVFRRIEQPIVFQVLPWSRALKLLKEGKIDGLFEVLNRPERQVYADYSQQVLMQEVVMLFVTEDSGIEFDGDLEQLGDYHFGMRKDFSYGTIYDNAIETKMIKQVSVDVKSSTLLLKLCTGDIDILIAEKDTIYYVDKEIKALQSNSLKRCKNIKRLATAVQSTPTYMTFSKQSHLSHVRDKFDQALLQMKQDGSYQQIIDTWKQANIE, encoded by the coding sequence ATGAAGAAAACCATCATGGGCATCATCATGGTAACCATACTGCTTTTGGGCAACCTCTTTGCCCTAAAAGTGGGAGCCAATCATGCTCTCAAAATTGCCATTGTCGAATACCCTCCATATGAATTCACCCGCCACGATGGGCAAGGTGGTGTCCAGTTCGATGGCATTTCGGTGAAATTGGTTGAGGAGGTGTTTAGACGCATCGAGCAGCCAATAGTCTTTCAGGTTCTCCCCTGGTCCAGAGCACTTAAATTGTTAAAAGAGGGCAAGATCGACGGTTTATTTGAGGTACTGAATAGGCCTGAACGACAAGTCTATGCTGATTATAGCCAGCAAGTATTGATGCAAGAGGTAGTGATGCTCTTCGTCACTGAAGACTCTGGTATCGAATTTGATGGCGATCTGGAGCAACTTGGGGATTACCATTTTGGTATGAGGAAGGATTTCAGTTACGGGACTATTTACGATAATGCTATTGAGACCAAGATGATTAAACAGGTGAGTGTCGATGTTAAGTCTTCAACATTATTGCTCAAGTTATGTACCGGAGACATAGACATTCTTATCGCCGAGAAAGACACTATCTACTATGTCGATAAAGAGATAAAGGCACTGCAAAGTAACTCGTTAAAACGCTGTAAAAACATAAAGCGATTGGCTACAGCTGTGCAATCGACACCGACCTACATGACTTTTTCAAAGCAAAGTCATTTGAGTCATGTCAGAGATAAGTTTGATCAAGCATTACTACAGATGAAACAAGATGGCAGCTATCAACAGATTATCGATACATGGAAGCAGGCTAATATAGAGTGA
- a CDS encoding ribbon-helix-helix domain-containing protein, translating into MDNLFFDNPTSHYLPIQKSIRIQGHVTSISLEKLFWDLLDQIAESQGVKRNQFIASLYIEALNHHGDVKNFTSLLRSACVQHILSRENV; encoded by the coding sequence ATGGATAATCTGTTTTTCGATAACCCTACTAGCCATTACTTACCTATTCAGAAATCTATTCGAATCCAGGGGCACGTGACCAGCATCTCATTGGAAAAGCTGTTTTGGGATCTACTCGATCAGATTGCAGAGAGCCAAGGTGTGAAAAGAAACCAATTTATCGCCAGTCTATACATAGAAGCGCTGAATCATCACGGTGATGTGAAAAATTTCACCTCACTGCTTAGATCGGCCTGTGTACAACATATCTTGTCTAGGGAGAATGTTTAA
- a CDS encoding putative quinol monooxygenase: MINVLTRFKAQNGKEQALLELLKSLVQPTRNELGCVKYELHQENEQLGHFIFIKAFVDHAAFEKHQNTGHFKRLKKEMPELIAQKPEIIILSQHA, from the coding sequence ATGATCAATGTATTGACACGCTTTAAGGCACAAAATGGCAAAGAACAGGCACTACTTGAACTCCTCAAGAGCCTAGTTCAACCGACTAGAAATGAACTGGGGTGTGTCAAATATGAACTGCACCAAGAAAATGAGCAACTAGGACATTTCATCTTCATCAAGGCTTTTGTCGATCATGCTGCATTCGAAAAGCATCAAAATACCGGTCACTTCAAACGTCTAAAAAAAGAGATGCCTGAGCTCATCGCCCAAAAACCAGAAATTATCATCTTATCTCAACACGCTTAA